From Salvelinus alpinus chromosome 20, SLU_Salpinus.1, whole genome shotgun sequence:
caggttgtgcaGATAGAAGGCTCCAGGAGGTTTTCTACAGCTCCAGTAGAACAGCAAAGCGTGGGGGATTTCTGGACACAGCAGCTTACGCTCCAGGAGAAGGAACATTCTGGTCCGTAAGTACACTGCACCATGAAATGAGATTCAGTGTTGTGGCAGATGAGCAAAGAGCAGAGAGGATTCTTGCTGTGGTACCGTATCACAAGAGCGTTGAGAACTAATCTTCTGATGAGGAGCTCTGTTGTATATTATGAACGGAGGTCGAATAGGGCCCCTTCCAATAACACTCACTGAGCACTTCACTTCTTTACTTGAACTACTGATCTATCTAATGGAGCCCTGGTCAAAGGCTGGCCAAAGGTAGGATAAAGGTGGCAGATTTCCAACAAGTTTTATTTCAGTTTTCCGTTCCTCTCAGAAGCTACAGATGTCTCGTAGAGCGACGACAGCACCTGTCCCCCCCCTTCTGTCCACCACCATTGCTCTCTGTCCAAATCAATCAACACTGTGCTGTGTCTTAATCAAAATTGTTGATCAAAGCCACGCAAGATCAGTTTTTACATCAAAAAGTCAGGTTTCTGATGCAAGAATCTGAATGTTAGAGAATCAAACTGTTCAAAGATAATAACTTTGCAAGCTTTCCTGCTTTGACTAGATGACAAAGAAAAGCGCAATAAGCCATCAATTTGTTTAAAGGAGATTTATAGCATCaactgtgtgtgcatgcatgcatgcctgACTGCTACTAAATATGTTCAGGGTATAGTTTGATCAATGCAACAGTCAGACAATAGTTAAAAGGCAGTGATTTTAAAACTTCTCCAAAGATTTCATTTGACCCCAACTTTATTCCGGTACCCCCTTAGATTCTTCTGTGTCTTGGTCGGGGCTGTCGTAACCTAGGTAACTGGCAATAGGGAAGTGGGCCCAGTAGGTTCTGGCCAGGTCCTGGATCCGATCGTAACCAGCCTGGGCAGTCAGCTCCTGCAACCAGCCTGTGAAGTCTGACGACCACAGGGCCCAGTTGGGCATTTCACGTTTTTCCCTGCCTAGGggcaaaatcaatcaatcaataatttatttttaacctttatttaattaggcaagtcagttaagaacaaattcctattttcaatgacggcctaagaacagtgggttataactgccttgttcaggggcagaacgacagatttttaccttgttagctcggggattcaatcttgcaacctttcggttactagtccaaagctctaaccactaggctaccctgccgccctatAATAAAACATATTCATCCATCCTTCTTTCTGGCTCACCTTTGCCTTCCTTTGTGGCAGTCTCCGTCTCTTCTGCTCCTGGATAAGACACAGTGAAGGGAAACGGAAAGAGTCAGACCAAAGTCAAAGTTTAGTATGGGTGCATTTACACAGCAAGCCCAATTCTGGTCTTTTGACCGATCAGATCCTTTGTCAATAactgggcaaaagatcagaactGGGTTGCCTGTGAAAAACACAGCCTATGAGTGGTATACTCAAAGGTGTTCACCTACCTGTGAAACTGAGGAATCCCAGGAGTATGAAGCAGACCAACATTGAGACACGCAGACGATGCATGCTGTCAGACAAGGCTatcagagatggacagagggacaCAGAAACACTATTCAGTGGAACTGAATAGGCAGAGAGGCCAGGAGACACAGAAAAAACACATGCAGGCAGATACAGTAGCAAGAAAAAATGCTCAGTGTACCTTGAACTATAAAATACTCATTTCCTCAAACCACCCAGAGAAAATAGAAACTGGAAGAAAGGCAGAAATAAATACAAAGGGAAAATATCTGTCTATTGTGCTTCCAATGTTGTTACCAAGTCAACAAGTGCTCGAGGGCTGGATTCAGTCTGTAGCCAGAAGATCCACGTTGTGGCGCATTTAAATGGAAAGGTAGTTAcccattgagccgacatatgcagcgtttaccgtgaatgcggtCCCTcgaacgcgggaacattgccttcaGGAATGGCCTTTCcctctttattcagattacaacctctcgcttttggttatttgaaaatgaaatctccaaaatatcgctgtttttaaaacaagccatagaaaatTGGTTGcgatttcagtttaatccaccagaaaagaaagaacaaatattacaacaaatattatggttaaactcaaatatactaattgattttaaaaaacatttttttttggagagaaaaacaaacaaattatattttctttgtaaatgatatcataaataagactggtggagttatatcacacatgcagctaacaaagaTATATGGAagtgtctgctctacccaaaattacaaccaactgatttcagcattaccacaaaaatagAAGAAGCAATTGGAAGGCTGAGAAAGTAAAGAACTTGCCTGTCGGCCATGCATTAAAggccaaaattggttaaagaaaattgtgataaataaaaaagtataccaatttaatttaaggaccaaaaattgacaggtgtgacatacaGGTTggaaaatagttgggaagagattttcgatgtaccaaaTCCATggaacatggtttatgaactgatacaaatGACCAATAGGATGTCATATATATGGGGGacacaaccatcccagctctgcagattttgctgcgaagagtctcattagatcatttattttggtactgtccatatgtagctgtttttggtcgcaggttcaggaatggctgaagaattgcaacatttacctggagttaactctgcaaatagcactgctgggtgatcgGAAAAGTCagagtcaatcgatcaataatataataatactcttagtaaaaatgCTCATCTTCAATTTACAAtttgtagaaactatgagaatagaaaggttcagaacttttgtgaaacatcacagcacagttgaaaaatatatggatggTCTTTagcgatagatgggaggggttaagGGTAGcagaaggatgggactaaaaacaaacaaaaaactaatGTAAAATgcactgtgtctgtaaaatgtaaaatgtatatagtgtgtataagctggaagtaaaagcctaagtgttgttgtccattagtttactccaattaggggaggggacaataataaaggaaaatatatttcaaaacaatatatatatttaaaataacatatatatttataaaaaatatatatgggggattatAAAAGATGCAGACAATCACATtcatagaagccacaatctatttgcaatattaaagctgatccatcccctaaattttttttttttttaattatacaaACATGCAGTATCCGCAAacgcaggaacattgcctttaaatctaAATTGAGCTACAGTGTAGATCTTCCACGCTACGGATTGAATCTAAGCCCTAGTCTAGAGTACACTACCTAACCAACCAATGTAGAGAAGAAAAAATGATACTAGAAATATTCAATATCAGGAAGAAAACCTTACCTGATTGAGATGACTGAGCCAAGGACTTTGCCCGTATTTGACCACAGTAAACTACAGCTACCTTC
This genomic window contains:
- the LOC139547206 gene encoding otospiralin-like isoform X2, with protein sequence MDRNPRAQDRDRSTGTDYSTIKEEKVAVVYCGQIRAKSLAQSSQSALSDSMHRLRVSMLVCFILLGFLSFTGAEETETATKEGKGREKREMPNWALWSSDFTGWLQELTAQAGYDRIQDLARTYWAHFPIASYLGYDSPDQDTEESKGVPE
- the LOC139547206 gene encoding otospiralin-like isoform X1, yielding MSALLLSPPHLKMDRNPRAQDRDRSTGTDYSTIKEEKVAVVYCGQIRAKSLAQSSQSALSDSMHRLRVSMLVCFILLGFLSFTGAEETETATKEGKGREKREMPNWALWSSDFTGWLQELTAQAGYDRIQDLARTYWAHFPIASYLGYDSPDQDTEESKGVPE